In Acipenser ruthenus chromosome 44, fAciRut3.2 maternal haplotype, whole genome shotgun sequence, the genomic stretch AGATTGCACcaggctgctgtttttttttttaattctttattaaagATGTTATTTTTAAACTCTGTAGAAAAATCCTTATAtatatgattatgtatttatttaattattgttattatcattatttatatagtattatttattttttgcatagtTAAGACACTCCTTTGCAGATTGTGGGGTAGTGGTTTGTGGGGTAGTGTTTTGTGACCTgttacaaggaggttaagtgacttgctcagggtcacacagtgagtcagtggctgaggtgggatttgaaccagggatctcctggttacaagcccttttctttaaccactggaccacacagcctccttgttgtAGGACTGCATGGTTTTATAATGCTGTATAGTGTGGTCCTGCCAGCTTTTCCCTATGTGCAGTACAgcaaggctctgcccagcacacatcACGCAATGGCAGTGTATGACACTTCATTCTTAGATATACACATCAGTTCAAAAAAGCTGTAGTTCCGGGTTTTATAGTGTCCAATTGTGTTGTCTCACAGTCATTGCCCTTTGCATGGGTAGAGAGGCTCAGTTATATTATAAAGACACTATATTATAAACTTTGCCTTCTAAGGATCcctgtgtatccagatcacgctccctcctgcaacaatgctggttttctgttcacACGGCACAGCACTCATTTCGATCACCAGTGTCTGTTGCAGGTGGGACCATGAACTGGATACGCGGCGAGGCTTAGACGAAAAATTCTCTATTTTTTCCGGTCAGGGGAGCAAaagaaaaatagtaaaacaaatatattgagaATGAAATcgctgtgatatggacaacacaaGGGATATAGCAAAGGTAGAGTAATCattgcagggggttctgtaacaatCTTTGTAAACAGGGATCCTACAGGTTAATTGTATTACTAGGTGATGCAGTAGTAGTCTATACTTATGGTCCTTGACATATTGCTGTATTTGATTTGGAAAAGCTTTGAGAACCaactttaaaaacagcaaaatgtggaaaaaaaaagttttgttggACTTTGAGATAGGATATTTAGTAGTACTCCATGTTTATTCTCAGGTTGGCTCTTGGTAACCATGCTAATTAGCGCCTCAAAATGGCAgtagttgaaaaacaaaaagcaataagAGGCTTGGAAAATGATGTTCTTGACCTCTGTAGCAGTGGCATGCCCACCCTACTTTCACAGCCAAGCAGTGTTCATTGTGGGAGGAAGCTGGTGTGCCTACTGCTAAACCAGGCTTTTGGGGAATGTCAACAAACTAGGCCCGCTTTCTGAAAAGTTCACAGGCAAGGCAGAACTATGGAGGAATATTCTTAACAGACGCAATGGAAGTATTCAAATTAAAAAGGAGCTCTGTATACCTCAAGATCTGCCATTTatctcctttatatacctgcctgcatgaaaacctctggctgTGAGAATTTCCATTTTgtgtcagtaatcagtgatatagaaacaataggcacttgtgtgtgaaaatgttagactgctttttgctttaattaggcatcttaaacaacttctaaaaagtctcctgcatttaaCCATGTGTGGctattttctcttactattttaaatgaattgcacatGTGGCCcgttaaagtcatcaattaaatgagACAGTCACTAgtttgcctattttgacagttttccaagattttcagttgcaGCGGTTTCATTTCATATGCAcgacaaatcaaaactacagaagcagcgGAGCGTTGTAATAAATGGGCTCACTGCTGTATACTTAGAGAGCTGCTTGACAAAGAGTAAGTCAGGTACATTAGAAAAGGAGACAATTATAGCAGGTAGCTAAAACAGAATTTTATACAGCTCTGTTTTACAGAATTTTATTctgtaaaacatatttataacGATCGCAAAGATTCTTAAAAACAGGAATGCAGTTTTGAGTGCCCATCACAACTCTCAAGTGGCTTCTACTACTAATAGAATGTGTACAGGAATGTACAAGAACTCAGCAGAGATCTTAAGCTGTGGTTGCTTGGTTTGTTAGATTATTGATGAAGTCCTGATAATGTCAACTCTGCTTATTGTCCTAATTTACGGTCAGTGCGGTCACTGTATATGTGCAGCTGCGGCCAAATGATTAGCATCATCTAGAatcttaggattgagacatacttaaaagaaaatctacatatgaacataattgtcatattttatttaacatcatgtaatcaaagaaactacaaaatgatatcgcaaaaaaaaaaaagtctaccggaagccataatagcagtgcagtagtatttcatgttagatttcgaaatgtcacatttaaaaaaatatatatattcattaagtatatgggaaaacgacaaagcggtgtgtaattcaatacgttaacgcaacattattcagcaggtttcattcgactttatgaaacataATGAGTTAATTCGAtaggggtgatgcaaaacttttgtccagagctgtattaAAACACTCTTAATGTGGACCAAGGCAAccaaacatttctgttttttcaaacCAGTTTGCTACCCAAGGTTATCTCTAAAGTGATCCTTTCGTATGGCTGTGTCAGTGCACATCCACCCCCACTTCATCCCCCATTGGGGATATGCAATAACTGTAGCGGCTATACTGTTACCAATGGTTTGATATTGCTAATAATAGCTACTCTTCTGTTTCACAAACAATAGCAGCTATACTGCTGTAGGAAACAGTGTTTTGTACTGATTAAAGAACCTACATTATACAGTGTTCTGTATTAcagacacaaaatacacacagtgtTTGGAATTTCAATCTACATACAGCACCCTAGCTTTTACACAGTGTTTGGTTCTAATATCTAGTAccagtggagttttttttttttttgtcatcttcccTGTTGGATTGTGATTGGGGTGCTTTCCCCTGGAAAGATGATGGTTGGCCAGCCTGTGGGCACCAGCTGATGTGATTAGCATTCCCTGGCAAGCGGCCAGTTGGCCCGTGCCCCAGTTGGCAGGGCTGATGGGTGCAGAtggagagagagatgaggagaCTGCCGCAGTTCAGAATGAGCGAGTGGGGGAGGGGAgcgggagagagaaagagggcacTGCCACCCAAATGACTGCCTTCGAACAAAGAGCCCAGGTCTGTGTCTTTGTAGATATTGTTATAGTTTcaatttctttttaataaaccAGGCAGGGCTTGGCAAATTTtgcaccaaaaaacaaacaaacaaaaaaaaaaaacacagaaaaaataacACCACTCGCCCAAACAAAACCAGCTTGACTAATTCAATATACATTCCGTTTGTGGCTTATATTAAAATGGCTGATATTTGTTTTACATGATGTTCCCAGCTGGAAGAAGTATTGGTCTTAATAATAATGTACTGATTAATATAATTAACTCCTGGACtcgagggagcaccctttctcttaggagggttaggggagggagggagggagcagttcagtctccatgcctcacgtgtgccctggactggagggagcaccctttctctcaggggggttgaggggagggagggagcagttcagtccacACTAAACCAATTGTGCCAGgtagttttgtgttgtttgtgtgtgtgggggtatttttaatgttaaccaGAAATCCCATGTAAAAACAGTACATGGACACGCAGCAGCAAAGAGAGCATGCTTGGGGGTGCTGTTGGAAGAAACAGAAGTTGAGATcttgctgttttataataaagGTAAAAGGTTTTTTTTCAGCAGGCTGCGGTCTTGAGTAACACTTGCCAGCTTCCTTTCCTGCCATGGAAAGTCTGTGTGTCAGATGAATGCAAAGCTGGTATGCTGTGAATCTGAGGCATTTCGTTGAGTGCTGTGAGAAACCGGACGGCTTTGTTAGTTTGTTCTCTCTTCGCTGTTCGGAACAGAAGTTCATTTCTCCGGTTCAGTGTTGCTCATTGTATTGAGGTCCCAGCAGGAACTCTGCAGGCTGGTTAACACACTTGCCCTTCACCTCCTGGTTTGAGTGACTCTGCACTCGGTGGACATCAACCCACataacaaaaccaccacacaattcagcacaattgATACTGCAAGCTGTCactgtccagggcaggcttgaggcatggagcttaaactgctccctccctaacctccctaagagaaagggtgctccctccagtccagggcaggcttgagacatggagactgaactgctccctcacccctcaagagaaagggtgctccctccagtcaaGGGCTGACTTGAGGCATGgacactgaactgctccctccctcacccccctaagaggaagggtgctccctccagtccagggcaggcttgaagcatggagactgaactgctccctccctcacccccctaagaggaagggtgctccctccagtccagggcaggcttgaagcatggagactgaactgctccctccctcacccccctaagggaaagggtgctccctccagtacaGGACTAGAGGGCACAGTTGGAATTTAATTGGAGAAAGATGGAGGGAACTTGAAGTCCTGAAATCAATTGGCTACTAGTAACCAGACAAGCTCAGATTGGCCGACTGacctctcgttcgtaaatgttcttatgtaacGAACCCCATGTGAAAAAGCATCTGAGACCTTGGTCGAGGGATGTGCGCTGCATGTAACTCTGTGGCATCCCTTTAACAGTAAAGTGGGCAATCATTTCCACTGTAATTAATCTTTATTTGCTTGCAACTGCTTCTCCCTGTTCCCACTGCCTGCACTTCTCTCCCTGTGAATCTGGGCGGTCTCGCTGGCTGCACTAGTAGGATGCTTTGCCGTTGTTTCCTCTGGAAGTCTTTAAACAATTAGCACTGACCTCAGGCCAGGCGCTCCGAGGTTTGGGAGTGTTAGAGCAGTCTGCCAGCACGCTCGTGtgctcccccccctctctctctccttccctgtctgtctctgtctctgctggaatccccagtgaagacaaCCTTGGCCAAAACAGGAGGGGGAGGGAATGGAGGGGCTAGGAGTTTCTTAATGTGTACTCTGATATTCAATAGTAACAACATGGCAATGCATCAAGCATGATAACAGATAGGACTGTAAACTAAAGTTAAGTAGTGAGTGGCAAAGGGACAAGAATGGGCAAGGATGTTTTTTGTGTTATGAGTTACTGTTTGCATCTTATTAAAGTTCATGGTGAGTCATAGTGAAGCAAGAACAGATAATGCATGCATGACCCCCTTTTAAAGAAATTTAGTAATTCATGTAGTTTTGATACGAACCAGTCACACTGCCTGCAATGCGATGGGGTGACACTGAAGCGATGGTGTCTGTTTTTGCGTTTTTTTGTCGCGCGACAGGTAGGGAACTGACCGATCAGAAGAGagtggtgtgatagtgttgtCTTTATCGCAGGAAAAATCGCATCGCGTCCGGTGTGAATAGGCCTTTACCAAAAATAACTATTACtgtacacacacagtatacaaaTCATAATAATGCTTCAGCAAACTTTAAGCACAACAGTGTCTCATCATCAGAATCGTTCCCTGTTATTGACACAAGTTTGTTTAGACCATTCCCATGGAAAGACTTGTTCGTACCATACCTGCCTGGATTCAGGTGCTTTCGGTCGGCATTCAGGGTTTCCTCTGCCTTGCATTTGTGGCCATCTTTTCTTTCTAGAATGTCTTGACCAGTTTGCCTGTTGAGTTTTTCACTTAGCATGTTTTGAAGAGATAGCTTGCTGTGTGGACGTTTAGAGATTTCTTTTCTGTGCGACAActgcaagcaaaaaataaatatgttccgATGGCATCTTTATACTATTGTAACAACCCTTGTTCTACCAACGTCCCTAATACAAAACTAAACCGAATCTATGCAGCCTAAAACAAAGAAGAATTTAGAGGAGTTCTGAATGTCTTTTAAATCATAATTTAGAAATGCAGTGATAGTGTAGAACAGcgggaaggagactcttcttcacacagagagtggtgaggggatggaatgggttacctagtcatgttgctgaatgagactcttcttcacacagagagtggtgaggggatggaatgggttacctagtcatgttgctgaaggagactcttcttcacacagagagtggtgaggggatggaatgggttacctagtcatgttgctgaaggagactcttcttcacacagagagtggtgaggggatggaatgggttacctagtcatgttgttgaaggagactcttcttcacacagagagtggtgaggggagggaatgggctgcctagtcatgttgctgaaggagactcttcttcacacagagagtggtgaggggatggaatgggttatctagtcatgttgctgaaggagactcttcttcacacagagagtggtgaggggatggaatgggttacctagtcatgttgctgaaggagactcttcttcacacagagagtggtgaggggatggaatgggttacctagtcatgttgttgaaggagactcttcttcatacagagagtggtgaggggatggaatgggctgcctagtcatgttgctgaaggagactcttcttcacacagagagtggtgaggggagggaatgggttacctagtcatgttgctgaaggagactcttcttcacacagagagtggtgaggggatggaatgggctgcctagtcatgttgctgaaggagactcttcttcacacagagagtggtgaggggagggaatgggttacctagtcatgttgttgagaatCACCGAGATCTTTAAAAGCGATTCTAactagcaaaataattccataactcTTCCAAATTGTGTTTTCCCTTTCATCATACCATGTGTTTCCCCTAacagatatcctgttttaaaatgaaagcacaCGTGTGCTATATTGTGTCTCTTTCtcaactgcacatttaagacctacTTTGCTCGGGATGTACAAGGAAGTCATTGatgagattattttttttctaagctTCGTTTGCTTTAAGAGCTAATTTTTAAGAATGGACTCCTCTCATTCGAAAATTCTTCCATACAGATCTATTACATCCCCATTGCAGTGTCTTTTAAAGATCATTTGAGAAGGGTTTATTTGGCAATACCGTCCCATTGCAGCTGTTTCAACAAACGTTAAAATTAGAACGGTTCATATCTGAGGCTGCGTTTTAGCCTCAGGGTCGACTCGTTGCTGACTGACATCTGCGCCTGCTGAGCTGCTGCTGAGATTCGTGGTTGATTATGTGTTTTTCACCTCTTATTTCTTGTGTTTGATGTTTGCTGTGGTGCTGTGAGCTTCTTGCCAGCTCCTCGTTGGAAATGAGAATTTATTCTCAATGTGGATAAATAAAGGGTTTGATTGATTGACGATGGTAGAGCCGAAGAGAAAGAGTTAGTGCCATGGTCTTTGAAGATCATCTGGGATTGCTAATATATTTAGCATTCTGTGATGTCGTTCTACCTGTGGCAGCTCAATCCATGCAGTTCCATTGAAGACAGTTTGGTACAGGCTTTTTCTTGATGTCGAATTGCTTTTACCGTGCTGGAGCTGTAGAGAGCTCCCTGGGAACTGACTGTGCTCCTGCAGGAAGGGTGTGTGAGGAAGTGGAACTGCTCTCGCCCATCCTGTCAGAGGAGAACACGTTCTCCACACTGTTTAGAAAACTCACTCACAAGTTTGTTGTTTTCATGCCAGTGATCTGGTGGTTTCATTGTCAAAACCTGCTCAGGTGCTTTTTGGTACAGTGCCCggctctacagctgtggccaaaagttttgcatcccctagaattttagaattgagacaataaaaaaaaaaaaaactatatgaacataattgtttttatttaacatcataaagAAACTACcagaagtctaccagaagccgtaTTAGTAGttctgtatttcatgttagatttcgaaatgctttgatttttgtcagttttgtgTTAAGTAtatggtgtgtaattcaatatgttaatggaaCATTAGTCAGctggtttcgttcgactttatgaagcaaaattagttcattctatagggcgatgcaaaacttttgaccacagctgtttGGGCTTCGCATTTACAATTTAGAATCATTTGACGGGGTGGATGTCAGTTATATTCAGGGTTAAAGTGTTTTACAGGAACCAGAACCAagggacacagttggaaattaagtggagataaaGTTAAGTCAAAGGGAAGGAGACACTGCTTCACAcaaagagtggtgaggggatggaataggATACCTAGCTATGTTGTTGagacagaatcacttggatcctttgaTCTGGagaaagttttgagatcaatcagctactgggaacCGGAGGAGTATAGATGGGCTGAACTGCCTCCTCTCATTTTCtagctttttgaaaaaaatgaaagtaaaattaTAAAGCATAGCAGAGATGGGAAACATGGAACAGTTGTACATGCAGAAAGGTCTTACAGTCCCACATTTATTTGATGTGTTCTAACGCAATCCAAGCTCCCAATTATATAAATACTGAGGCTTTTATAACTTTGCAAAAACGCATCCTTATATTATGCTCTCTACCACCTAATTTACATTCATGCATCTCTAGCAACTTCTGGTAGACTGCCATGCACTGTATATTGTGAAGTCAATTGCTTTTTTGATCATTAACTAATTCGATTTAAAACCCCATTTGgatgaaacaaaaatatatttggcAGAACTGATTTGCAGTTATATGTTCTGAATGACCTGAAATGATGATGTGTTAGCCTGATGAATTTTCCCATGTCGAGGCTGTGTGAATGGGGTTGCAGTGTTCATATTGTCTCTCGACACTGGTTTGGAATTTCAATGGGTTTTCCACATGGAGAAATAACGGTTGCTCTCGATTTTTGAACCCATTCTGCTTTTTGTTTCAGAACGAGAATGTTGCTGAGGGTAAAGGCAGTCTAGAAAACTGCATACACCGTCTGCCCCGTGTGACACATCTCATCCAATCAGCACACTGGGTTGGAGCATGTGACCTGGATCTCTGCGGTAAGTAATCGCAATAGATCCGATATATATTCCATATTCCTCCACTTGCCCATATCTGTATGTCACTTCATTATAATGGGGAGTTTAGTGCCTCTGACGTGAACATTCTCAGCCTCCCATTCAGTTCTGTCCGAAAAAGAGAATAGGGGAGAAAATTAGCCAAGCTAAGGGAATAAAATCATCATTACCAGTAGCAGCTGTTTTTATTACGTTTGTCTTAAGACACTGGAGATAACGTAGATTTACGGATAGTAACGTTGTATTAACCAGCTCTCTAGATCAAAAGACCTTTTACTGTATAATATTCTCGTTAtcctaaaacaaacttaaaacacTCCTTTAAGTCAATCATTCAGTCGAAtcctttatttatccagatgagtcaattgaAAACAAATTCTCGTTTCCAAGGacgacctggcaagaggctcacaccgTCTCAGCAAACGAcatcaaacacaataaataagagGCACAAAACACAATCATAAAACTAAGCAAACAAACGCAGCTGAGACGTTATTCACATTCTTGAAATGGTGCTGGTGCTCAACAGCAAATTATGTAAACatgtattcagaaacaaaacaaaaaactagacATCTGTTTCACTGTATTGCCCCCACAATAGGCAGAACATTGTCTAATCCTGTAGATTCACATTTATTTCTAGATTCGTTTGGCTTCACTTGTGATTATGCCAGCTAACACCCTGTAAAAATAAGGTAATTAAAGACTGTCTCAAAATAAATGCGTAACTACAATGTGGCTGAGGGGGTACACACACTGAATAATCCCAGACTCTCgatttctctttcttttcttcaGAGAATGGAAATATCTGCATACTCCCCCGACTGCCTCCCAGCTTTCCCTGAGCTCGACGCACTTCATCCTCCCAAACAGCAGGAGGCTCTCTCCCCGGATGAGCCGCTTCCCTCTCCTCTGATCATGCAGGACTGCAGCCCTGGGGCGATGTCCCCTGAGGACAGAGAGACACTGGAACCCTTCCCCCCTCACCCAGCTTTCCTCCTGGGGGAACCAGATGAAGACCCAAGCTTGGACAGCCCTGACCCGGAAGAGATCCTCGCTCTGGGGCTCCAGAACTCCTGCCCCAGCCCGCCAGGGCCCCTCTCATTAGGGGTGCAGGAAGGCAGCACGGTCCCTGCTGGGATTCTAGGCTTTGGCATCCCGTGTTTCAGTCCCAGGGCTCTGGAAGCTGCCATGTCCTTGGATGGTGACCGGGACCCCAGTTTTGATGACGAATTGGATCTCCAGCAGTTTCACAACGGCCAGGGGGGCGTGGCAGACTCTGTGGACAGCGAGGGCAACCCCAGAAGGGCGCGGAAGTACCCGTGCAGGGTGTGTGGGAAGCGCTTTCGCTTCAACAGCATCCTCTCGCTGCACATGCgcatccacacaggagagaagccctTTGTTTGCCCCTATTGCGGCCACCGAGCGGCCCAGAAGGGCAACCTGAAGATCCATTTAAGGACCCACAGACCCGACACTGGGGATGACGTGCCAGGGGACCCAGGAATGAAAGCGAACGATGGAAGCCCAATCCTCGTGGAGTTGGTAGAACGAGCCAGCCAGAGAGGACAGAGTCTTACCAAAGCTATTGAAACTCCTCCCCCAGTGCCTCCGGCTGTTCtatctcctccctctccctctccctctcccctcactcTGTCCGGCTTCCGCTGCACGTCCTGCAAGGGGAAGTTCCGTACGGCTGCAGAGCTAGCACGCCACGTGAGGATCCTCCACAACCCGTACAAGTGCAGCCTCTGCTTCTTCTCCGCCGCCTTGGAGGAAGACCTGGTGGCGCACGTGGCAGGAGAACATCTCGCCGGATTAGCAGAACCAGCAGCCGTCGAGACGCCCATGATCGCCTCCGCTCCACAGCCACCACTGCCCCCTCCCCTGGCCGCGTTGCCTCCTGCTTTCAAATGCGAGGTGTGCGGCCAGGCCTTCACCCAGTCCTGGTTTCTGAAGGGACACATGCGGAAGCACAAGGATTCCTTGGATCACAAATGCCAAGTCTGCGGAAGAGGCTTCAAGGAGCCCTGGTTTTTGAAGAACCACATGAAGGTCCACCTCAACAAGCTGGGACTCAAAGGGAACGTGACTGGCGGCGGGAATCAAGGAAAAGGAGACTCCAGCAAGGCAGCCCGGCGGCTCACAGGAGAGCAGGCCTATGGAGCCCTGTATAAGGGGCTGCTGTTGGCTGGAGGAAGAGGCAACCAAGAAAGGGAGGCTCTGAGCAAGCTCCTAGCACCAGGGCCCAGCGGTGGAGAAGCTGGGAAAAGCCCCCTTCTGGGTTACCTCAATCTCGCCCAGCCGTCGGAGGGTGGCAGCTGCGTGGAACGTCTCCAAGCAGCTGCCCAGGTGGCGGAGATGGGCGGTGGAAGCCACGCAGTGTGGCAGCTGGTGGCCCGGAGCTTAGCAGCAGCTCAGCAGCAGAAGAACAGCTCAGTGGCAGGAGAAGCGGAGCAGGTCAGGGCCTACCTTGGGGGTCTCTTGGGAGGGGAGTCTTCAGCCCAGCCCCCCTGGGAATGCCCGGATTGCGGGAAGCTCTTCAGGACACTGCAACAGATCGTGGCCCATGCCAGGGTGCACGCCCGGAGGCCACAGAACGGGGGTGAGGGTGCAGCACAGAGGGACAGAGAGGAGTGGGCTCGCACAGGATTAGCTTTCGGGTCCCTGGCTGCTCTCAAAGCCAGTGCCCAGGGTTCGAGTCAAGCTGGAGGGAATCTTAGAGCAGCAGGAGGAGAAGGAGCAGGTAGCTATCAcccaccactgtctgtgtttcaAGGTAAGACCAGTTTTATAGAAATATTAtgggttttttttacacataactaATTTCACCCCCAAACGGAATAAATCCCTttgatagaaataaataaatccaggTACAGGCATTTTTCAATATGTGTGGCATTTATAAAGACTTTTGAAAGTCAATGTTAAGTTAATTTTAGTCTGATTATAAATCAACATAGGTTGTTGTG encodes the following:
- the LOC117398836 gene encoding zinc finger protein 536-like produces the protein MEISAYSPDCLPAFPELDALHPPKQQEALSPDEPLPSPLIMQDCSPGAMSPEDRETLEPFPPHPAFLLGEPDEDPSLDSPDPEEILALGLQNSCPSPPGPLSLGVQEGSTVPAGILGFGIPCFSPRALEAAMSLDGDRDPSFDDELDLQQFHNGQGGVADSVDSEGNPRRARKYPCRVCGKRFRFNSILSLHMRIHTGEKPFVCPYCGHRAAQKGNLKIHLRTHRPDTGDDVPGDPGMKANDGSPILVELVERASQRGQSLTKAIETPPPVPPAVLSPPSPSPSPLTLSGFRCTSCKGKFRTAAELARHVRILHNPYKCSLCFFSAALEEDLVAHVAGEHLAGLAEPAAVETPMIASAPQPPLPPPLAALPPAFKCEVCGQAFTQSWFLKGHMRKHKDSLDHKCQVCGRGFKEPWFLKNHMKVHLNKLGLKGNVTGGGNQGKGDSSKAARRLTGEQAYGALYKGLLLAGGRGNQEREALSKLLAPGPSGGEAGKSPLLGYLNLAQPSEGGSCVERLQAAAQVAEMGGGSHAVWQLVARSLAAAQQQKNSSVAGEAEQVRAYLGGLLGGESSAQPPWECPDCGKLFRTLQQIVAHARVHARRPQNGGEGAAQRDREEWARTGLAFGSLAALKASAQGSSQAGGNLRAAGGEGAGSYHPPLSVFQGENGLQDRGSSPGPAQGERIRGGAGKDCPYCGKTFRSSHHLKVHLRVHTGERPYKCPHCDYAGTQSGSLKYHLQRHHREQRNASAEGHASARDLGTKRSTFGRADFRSRGLSVSSAANFSGKTMSPQWPGKPSPQRTTSTQPEDKQTGLAEFNKVFQSLSEHEGGFQGFQDLQPFRNHSREDPQGGSKRAKLVPRPQVSRRKPRTTNKIPAVTTNGRAEFEPLDLSRRPSQETPDDVTLHHCLFCPFTTSSVELMAMHLQVNHTSKSRRKERERNLERSRARDQQTSWAGYGLSLLAAHGWKPDREREEQPDNSSTSEMDVSQGSSCLRDVGQANRMLREFPLEASPGDSTVEDLEFGGLPREESEGEEEEGEDFEGEAGQGSIENDGGLGKVQADNTVEFEEEGESTEDTEGDIGELEMDEEEEDTHRKKKQEDKADDHSSSVSPERIDREEARRRPTLKYEEGLLDQNDLEDKEDLEGSPRLETQTTDHPTMMVEEAGIQNNQPGSLSS